DNA from Acidobacteriota bacterium:
CGCGATGCCGATCCGCTGCTCGACGATGTCGACTCCCGCGCGCCCGATCGCTCCCATGAACCGGCCCCAGTTCGGCTGGCCGGAGCGATAAGCCGTCTTGACCAGGGGCGAGTTGGCGATCGTGTTCGCGACCTGCCGGGCGGCCGCGTCGGTGCGCGCGCCCGTCACCCGGATCTCGATCACGCGGTTCGCTCCCTCGGCGTCGGCGATCAGGGCGACCGCGAGCCGGCCGAGCACACGCTGCAGACCGGCCGTGAAGCCCTCCAGGTCGTCCGCGGACTCGGCCTCGACGCCGGCCGCGCCGTTGGCAAGCAACAGGATGCAGTCGTTCGTGCTCGTGTCGCCGTCGACCGTGATGCTGTTGAAGGTCGGCTCCACCGCCGTTCGCAAGGCGAGGTCGAGCGCCTCCGGCGACGCCTTCACGTCCGTCGTGACGAAGGCCAGGGTGGTCGCCATGTCCGGCGCCATCATCCCGGCCCCCTTCGCGATACCGCCGATTGTCACCTCGCCTCCCGCGAGACCTACCTTCTCAACCTTGATCTTCGGCCGGGTGTCCGTCGTCAGGATCCCCTCCGCCGCCGACACGCCGCCGCCCGGCCCGAGCTCGGTCGCCGCCTGGTCGATGCCGGCGAGCACGGTCGGCATCGGTAGAGGGACCCCGATCACGCCGGTCGAGGCCACCAGGACGTGACCCGGGTCCATGTCGAGCACCGCGCCGGCCCGCTCCGCCATCGCCCGGGCGTCGGCCAGGCCCGGCTCACCCGTACAGGCGTTCGCGTTGCCGCTGTTGGCCACGATCGCCCGCGCCCGGCCGCCCGCCAGAACCTCGCGGCAGTAGAGCACGGGCGCGGCCTGGACCTGGTTGCGCGTAAACACGGCCGCCAGGGTCGACGGCTCGTCGGCGGTCGAGGCGATGATCGAGAGGTCGAGCCGCCTCTTCTTCAGGCCGCAGTGCACGCCGGCGGCAACGAAGCCCCGCGGGGCGGTGACGCCGCAGCTCACGGGAACACCGGAACGGCCGAAAGGCCGGTCGTTTCTTCGAAACTAAACATCACATTCATGTTCTGCACCGCCTGACCGGCGGCTCCCTTGACGAGGTTGTCGAGCGCCGCGAACACGATCGCGAGCCCGCGCTCGCTGTCGACGCGGACGGCGAGGTCGCAGTAGTTGGAGCCCAGGGTGGCCTTCGTCTGGGGCAAGACCGACCCGGTCAGCACCCGCACGAAGGGTTCGCTGGCATAGCGATCAAGGTACGCCGCCTCGAGTTCGTCGCGGCTCGGCGGCGGGGTCATCGGCACGTAGCAGGCGGCGAGGATGCCCCGGGTCATCGGCACGAGATGGGGCGAGAAGAACACCCGGGGCGCTCCGCCGGAGGCGGCCAGTTCCTGCTCGATCTCGGGCTGGTGGCGATGAGTGCCCGAACCGTAGGGCTTCAGGTTCTCGTTCAGCTCCGAGTACTGGTAGCCGTCCCGCGCGTTTCTGCCCGCTCCCGAGACGCCGGACTTCGCATCGATGACCACCGCGCCGGTGACGCGATCGCCGAACCGTTCGAAGAGCGGCTTGAGCGCCAGCGCGGAGGCGGTCGGGTAGCAGCCGGGGTTGGCGACCAGGCGCGCACCGGCCACCGCGGAACGCCGCCACTCCGTCAGGCCGTAGACAGCTTCCGCGAGAAGGCCGGTCGCCGTGTGCTCGCCGCCGTACCAGCGCCGGTAGGCGGACGGGCTCCGGAGCCGGAAGTCCGCGCCGATGTCGACGACCCTGGCTCCGGCCGCGAGCAGCCGGCCCGCGGCGCCGAGCGCCTCGCCGTGCGGCAGAGCCAGGAAGACGACATCGGCGGCACCCAGGCGATCCCAGTCCGTCTCCACCAGATCGGCGGTGACGGCGTCGCCCAGGTGGGGGAACACGTCACTCGCGGAACGGCCCGCCTGGCGGCCTGCCGCCAGCGCACCAAGCTCCACCTCCGGGTGGCCCTGAAGCCACCGGACGAGTTCCGCTCCACTGTAGCCGGACGCCCCGGCGATCGCAGCCCGAATCACAAGGCCGCGAATAGTACACCACTTTGACGAAAAGTTATTCGCCGACCGGCAGAGTCGCCTCCTGGTCGATCAGAACGACCAGGAGATGAACGAGATCGGCACCGCCAGCAGCGATACGACGAGCAGCACGAGAGCGGTCAGAACCTGCCCGGGGCGCTCCTCCGTGTTCGGACCGTAGCGGCTCGCCAGCAGGTATCCCCCGGCCAGCCCGCCGAGATGAGCCCAGTTGTCGATTCCGGGGATCAGCAGGCCGAACAGCACCAGGGGTATCGCCATGCCGAGCACCTGCCTCATGAACATTCTCCCGCCACTCTGGCGCGAGTAGCAGATCAGCGCTCCCAGCCAGCCGAACACGGCCGCCGAAGCGCCGAGGGTCACGCTGGCGCGGTGAGTGAACGGCATCCAGGGCGCCAGGATCGGCATGGCGCTGGTCACCAGGAAGCCCATCGCCGAAGAGAGGAGATAGATGATCGCCGCGCGGGGAACGCCGTAGAGCCGGGCCATGACCGGCCCGAGCTGATGCACCCAGTACATGTTGAAGGCAATGTGCAGCAGACCGCCGTGCAGCCAGCCGGCGCTCAGGATGGTCCACCAGCGGCCGTAGTCGAAGACGATCAGCGCGCCGCTGGCGCCGAGCCGGACTCCGACCTCGAGGTCCGGCGCCAGGAAACCGAAGCCGAGCTGCGTGTTGACCCGGC
Protein-coding regions in this window:
- the argJ gene encoding bifunctional glutamate N-acetyltransferase/amino-acid acetyltransferase ArgJ translates to MSCGVTAPRGFVAAGVHCGLKKRRLDLSIIASTADEPSTLAAVFTRNQVQAAPVLYCREVLAGGRARAIVANSGNANACTGEPGLADARAMAERAGAVLDMDPGHVLVASTGVIGVPLPMPTVLAGIDQAATELGPGGGVSAAEGILTTDTRPKIKVEKVGLAGGEVTIGGIAKGAGMMAPDMATTLAFVTTDVKASPEALDLALRTAVEPTFNSITVDGDTSTNDCILLLANGAAGVEAESADDLEGFTAGLQRVLGRLAVALIADAEGANRVIEIRVTGARTDAAARQVANTIANSPLVKTAYRSGQPNWGRFMGAIGRAGVDIVEQRIGIAVLAEGERVEVVRGGLGVSDNLEGLARTMVADHTVLEVDLGLGTGRWTVWTCDLSEGYIEINASYIT
- the argC gene encoding N-acetyl-gamma-glutamyl-phosphate reductase yields the protein MIRAAIAGASGYSGAELVRWLQGHPEVELGALAAGRQAGRSASDVFPHLGDAVTADLVETDWDRLGAADVVFLALPHGEALGAAGRLLAAGARVVDIGADFRLRSPSAYRRWYGGEHTATGLLAEAVYGLTEWRRSAVAGARLVANPGCYPTASALALKPLFERFGDRVTGAVVIDAKSGVSGAGRNARDGYQYSELNENLKPYGSGTHRHQPEIEQELAASGGAPRVFFSPHLVPMTRGILAACYVPMTPPPSRDELEAAYLDRYASEPFVRVLTGSVLPQTKATLGSNYCDLAVRVDSERGLAIVFAALDNLVKGAAGQAVQNMNVMFSFEETTGLSAVPVFP
- a CDS encoding rhomboid family intramembrane serine protease; the protein is MFERQKTGSVVCPGCGRLVGVQDERCWNCGRTRPSLFGFSRALQNLGNEAVFSTVVIGLCVVIYLLELLMAPGRVNTQLGFGFLAPDLEVGVRLGASGALIVFDYGRWWTILSAGWLHGGLLHIAFNMYWVHQLGPVMARLYGVPRAAIIYLLSSAMGFLVTSAMPILAPWMPFTHRASVTLGASAAVFGWLGALICYSRQSGGRMFMRQVLGMAIPLVLFGLLIPGIDNWAHLGGLAGGYLLASRYGPNTEERPGQVLTALVLLVVSLLAVPISFISWSF